A region from the Bubalus kerabau isolate K-KA32 ecotype Philippines breed swamp buffalo chromosome 23, PCC_UOA_SB_1v2, whole genome shotgun sequence genome encodes:
- the CCL26 gene encoding C-C motif chemokine 26: protein MKNFPMASLLFLVLILSVHLGAATRGSDVAKFCCFQYSQKTLPWKQVHSYEFTRNICSLKAVIFTTKRGRKVCAQPKEEWVQRHISKLRAQQQL, encoded by the exons ATGAAGAACTTCCCTAtggcttcccttcttttcctggTTCTTATCCTGAGTGTCCATCTCGGAGCTGCCACAC gtGGCAGCGATGTGGCCAAGTTCTGCTGtttccagtacagccaaaaaacccTTCCCTGGAAGCAGGTGCATAGTTATGAATTCACCAGGAACATCTGCTCCCTGAAGGCTGTGAT ATTCACCACCAAGAGAGGCCGGAAAGTGTGTGCCCAGCCGAAGGAAGAATGGGTGCAAAGACACATTTCAAAACTCAGAGCCCAGCAACAACTGTGA